aaggcagggatgGGAGTGATTAGAAATTACGAAAAGCTGGGCACCCTTAACTATTCCAAACAGGTTAAGTGGTTGAACTAAGGCAGGGATGGTGAAAAGAGAAGAGGACGGATTTGAGTGATCATTTGCAGCAGAACCAACCAACATAACATTCTTCTTCTTATTAAACTTTAACATTTGTTAATCACTTCAACCTCTGTGGGATATACTCGTGACAGGTGATATCAACATTACGTTATTACTGCCTTTACTCGTTTGAAGTTTGGGGTTTATCCTTTGATTTCAAGGACCCAGGTCTCCGGATCAACTCAGCGGATGAGCAGGATGTAGCTCTCATTGCTCTGACCCTGCCTGGAGCCCCCTGCAACCCCCCCACACCAACGGCCCCCACTCCTGCTCTAGAGAAATCACTCATCTTTAGTGCTGGTTTTCCAACACTCTAGGGCACCTCTGATTACTTCTGAGGGTAACGTAAAATGtccaaaacataattttttaaattaacttattttttttaagaaagatctTTGCTATACGCCCTTGGGAGGCTACGGAAAGGGAAGGAGACTAGTTGAGGGAGTCAGAGGTTTCCGACATCAAGGAAGCTAGGCACAGCCCTGAATCAGGTGCGGAGTCATTGTTCTATTCCTGTTTCAAACAACATccacaagaacaacaaaacacaGAGGTCCTTTTACTGATAAGTTATAAAACCCCTTTCCTATGCTATAATTTTTCCTGTGCaactttgcttttctttgaaCTTGTTCTTTCCAGCACATGGGTGTTACACAAGATGCCAGCTGTGGGTCTGTAGACACCGCTACggggaaaaagaaaatgggaaagagaTGCTTACTGTTTCTCTGTGGTCTGAAATCACATGATACGGTATAACGTTGAATGGGGATGGGGGGCACGTGGGCCAGAACAAGCCTGTTGCCCCCAGAGTCAGGAGGGGAGCCTTTACTTCTGTGCGGAGGTGGGGCAGGGACCTTGCAGCTGGAAGACCCCAGGAAGAGGGGCTTGCGGGGAGGAAGCAGCGCCCGGCCCGAGGGAGTGCCTCTCCGCTCTTGGGCATGCGGGCTCACCTTTGTACTGCAGGATGTCCTCAGTGTAGGCCAGCATGCTGGGAAAGGTGCTGCTGAGGAACAGGCCCAGACTGGCTGTTCCCACGAACAGGAAGACGACGTTGTAGGAGAAAACAAGAAGCACCAGGAACGTCACCACCACGCCGACCTGTCACGGCGGAGACGGAGGCGATGAGAAATTGGGGAAAAGCTGGGTGGTCATGGAGAAAGGAAAACCAGCAGTCCGTCTGCAGACTTGAAAAGTTGCTCTCCGGCCGCAGGGGCAGCGCTGTGTGACCCGTGCGCCCCCCTGTGGAATATGTGGGAACTGCACCTTCCCCAGTGGGTGTCGGCCAAGGAAACCTTGAGAATAggagaaaggggggaggggagcccaGCCAGACATCTCGCAAACAGCCTACCGCGCATGCCTTAGAAACGCTTAGCTCCTACTCCGCTCCGACCTTATAAACAAAGCCTTGAAGAGTCGTCCGGAAAAATCTCTAGACTTGGGAAGTTTTAAAAACACCTAACTCAATCTTAAGTTAGCCTGCATAACAGAAGACTGAGGATGCCAAGGGCGAATTAGCAACTCTGCCAACCAACTCTCTCCCACTCGGCGTGGCCCCCTCCTCAGTCGGTGGCGCAGACTGGCTGTCAGCCTGCTTCTCACCTCCCTACCGGCCCCTCATCCTCACCTCTGCACCGGGACACACAcgctccctctcccctgcccatcTTCTTCCCTAACCAACTGTAAGCTCCTCAAAGGCAGAGAGACCTCATCTTATAGAACTCGGCACCGCAGCAGTTCCCCcgcagcgcccccccccccacgtgtgtacTCATTAACCAGTAAGTGGTTGTTGAGATCCAGGAGAACATCAAGAGCAGAGTgacccttaattttaaaatgagcggAATCTGGGAAGAAGTTGCAGTGAATTCGAGACATGGCAGCTACAGCATCTGGGAGCTTGCTCAGGGCTGTTCAGCTGTGGTCCCGACAGGCTGCCCACGAAAAGTACCTGAAAAGCTTTAAAACAATTCAGACACCCAGGTTCCCCTCCACACTTCCCCCTGCTCCccgaatcagaatctctggggtaggggcccaggaatctgtatatTCCAAAAGCACCTCCAGTGGGTCTAATGTATTTGGGAATCACTTGCTCTAGGATAGTGTTTTCCCAAACTTGCTTGATGACACGAGCCCCCTAGAGTGTTTGTTGAATATATAGATTGCTAGCCCCCTCCCCTGGACATTCTGATTCACCAAGTCTGAGCTGGACCCAGAaatctgattttcctttttaaaaaccagcACCCCGGGTGAGTTTATCTTCAGTGCCTAACTCATGTGGAGGCTTCAGACTTCCTTTTCTCACCAACCCAGAGTCATACCCACTGTCTTCTCTCTAAGTGGCTGGCCCCGTGTGCTAGAGAGTCTGGCCACCAGCAGCCCCTGTACCCTCACTCTTCTCCACCTCACGGACCTTAGGAGTCTTTCTGCCTGCATCACGTCACCATCACCCCAGCTCCACAGAACAGGGGCCCTCTTACTACTAAGCTTAGCACTTCCTTCGCCTCTGTCATTTGACCCTGTTCCCTCTCCCCTGGCCTTCTTTATTCACTTACTCTCTGACATGCTATCCTCACAGGCCTCCTCGTTACAGGCTTCCTGCCTTTCTCCTCTGCCTACAAACACGCTCATACTACCTGACTCCTGTCAAACAAGACTCCCTTCACAGACATATTTGCAATTCTCACACCTCCACTTCCTTCTTACCctcaacctcttttttttttttttttttttggcttccactgtgtggcttgcgggatcctagttcccaggccaccagggatcgaacccaccagggatcaaacccgtgccccctgcagtagaatcacggagtcctaaccactgcactgccagggaattcccaccctCAACCTCCTGAGTTTGGCTtctacccccctccccccacctcccatctACATtgaacagaaatttctttcttgAAAATCATCAACCAGCACAAGGCCAAATCCAAGGGCCTTTCTTGGGGCTCATGATCTTTGACCTCTGTAGCCTCTACATTATTTCCCAACCTTCTCTCCACTAGAAACTCAACTCAAGGAAGTACTTTCCAACAGTGGACTGGACTTACTGGAAAGGTGGTGAGTTTCCAGTCACTCGGGGGTGTTTAGACAGACTGTGGACCCCTTGGAAGGGATATTACAGAGgtgattcaatccctggtcggaggtTGGGCTAGACAACCTTACAGGAATCTGTAATCTGGATCTCTTTGTCATAGATGGTGGCATGGACACACATGAGGGCAAAAGTCTTAACCCACTTCTCAGGCCCAGACCTCCTGCCTCCGGAGCAGACCAGTTGCTTGAAGGCCATCCTACATGCCAGTCTGGCTACTTAAAAATCATCTGGGAGAGCTGCAAGATGTAAattcccaggccccagcccagagATGGTGATTCTGAAGGCCAAGGGATCCCTGGCCTCCACTGGCCATAGGGCTCTGACCAGCTGGACACCAAGGTGAACAAGGGAGGATCAAAGCCAGCACCTGCTTCTCTCTACTCCTTGCAGGCTGTCAGCTGGGATCTGCTCCAGACACAACACTAATCGTCTCCTACAGCCCCTTTCTTCAATAGGTACAAAATCAGAGGGCCACAGAGGGGAAAGGACTTTTCCAAGATCGCACGAATAGGCTCCACCCCTTGGatttccatcccttccccaccagcatctctctcctctcctctcctccctctactGCTACATTTCTCACCTGCTGCCAGAGTCCAGTTCCGAGCAAATGTCCTGGGGCAGTGCTAGGGCCAGGAGTGAATGGTTCTTCTGGGTCTCCAAAAAGTGAAAGGAAGCCACTTACCACATTGACGAAAACCATGGTAGATGGCTTCACTCTTGAggagatgggaatggagatgaGCCGACCCAGAGTGATGAAGCCCCAGAAGAGGCTGGGGAGGTAACCGGCCACCTTGTGTCCCACAGACAGCGGTTTCTCTACTGCATAGCTGTACACAAAGGCGGAGTATGCCCCCTGTGGGGAGACAGGTCAAGCTGAGCACAACTGTAGCGTACCCCCGCAGAGGAGGCCTCGCTGGGGCAGGTGTGGTGTGGGCTGGCAGGGACCGGTCCTGCTGCTAGAGGCTTAAGGGTGGGCTTGGAGCCGAGACCACGCGGCACACACAGGCCTGAGCTGAGAGTGGAACCTGGGCACCGCAGCTTACGGACGGTGCCTGCAGGAGCTAGGGGATCCAGGAAGGTGTCTCTGGGTCCCCACGGGAGTCCCGAGGGGTCTGGTCATGCAGGCTCTGCTCCCCCCTTCAACCAGAGCAGAGTTCCACTACATGCCTTATTTATGAGGATTCCACAGAAGGTTTTTTGTTGAAGGAAGGGTGATGAAGCTGAAAAACAGGTGCGTATAggcatctcattttacagatgagagggTAGAGGGAAgggaattgcccaaggtcacactgagagTTGGAAGTCAACCAGTACTGTCACGAGTACTTTCCACCAGGTCATCTAGGTTTTTAGGGCTTTTTCTTTGGAGAGCCCCTCATATGGCAACCAGTTAATCAACCAGCCATTCAAAACTGTCCTAATCCTTAGAGATTTCTGGAAAAAGGCACTAAACAGAGTAACAGAGGCCACTAGTGGACTGAATAGCTGGGCCCAGATCCTGCCTGTAGTTTGTTTACCACGTGGCTTGAGAAGCCCAGGCTTCTAATGTATTCCAGGAAGCAGAGTGCCCTAGAGTTTATATGGCATGATCTCTACCCGGGGGAATAGGGCACTGCCCCTTTAAAAAGTGTGGGGCGCCTACACTCCGTAACAAACCGGAGGCCCCTATCCACAgagttaatgaaaataaaaacaactgaatgagACAGGAGACCACAGGTCCAAGGGGCTGTATTCAATTCTGGAGAGACTCTCCCCTGGGACTTGTGCTTGGTTTAAATTTTGGGGCCCACTGTAGTACAGGTGAGGTCTCTAGGAAACCTTGACGTTCCTCCTTTCTCTTACCATCTCCAGACTTGAAGCTCAGGGGGCGCAAGGCGGTGCCCAATAAGGGACACCGTCTGAGGGCAGGCTCACCGTCAAGCCGTCGGTCATGAACAGGACCAGGGCGGCTGTGATGTGGATGGcgaagaaagaagaagggactCCTTTGAAGCTCTTCCTCTGGCAGCAGCTGAACAGGTCCTCATGCCCTGGATGAGATACGAGAAGAGCAGGGACAGGTCTCAGCTCCTGCTCCCTTCCTCTGCGCACCCAGGGACAGTGGCCGGCAGTCAGGAGAGCCCTGGCAGAGGGGAGACCACTTACTGCCTCCCACCTTCTCCAGCTTCCAACTGTCTATTAGGAACAGCCCCTGTCCATCTCACAGTGCTGTTGGaagcaaggctcagagaggtcaggtaactcgcccagggtcacacagaagGGGTTAGGTAGAATGCAGGCTGGAGCCAGAAGTCTGCCTTCCTCATTCTCTTGGCCAGTTTGTTCCATCTCCTGCCTCCCGAGACCAGCAGTGCCAAGGGTTCTTCCCCAACCATTCTCACCTGTGACCTACATTCTCCCCCTGGGTGGGAGGGCTTACCAGGGAAGCCTTGGTATGGGGCCATGAGCCTGAGAGTTCATTAGAGCCCCCACCTGGGTGAAACTTAGGGGGCAGCGAGGAAGTGTCATCCTTCTCAGGAGGCTGCGTCTCCAGGGTGAGCTCATCTGCAGACAGGAGTAGGGGCCTCCTCTGAGGGCAGCAGGTCAGCAGCCGCTCTTTGGACAGCAGATACAGCACAGCCATTGGCACcgggagctgggggtgggcagaGGGTCAGGAGAGCCCTGTTCCCATTAGGGTCCCCATTTCCCATGCCTGGCCTGCCACAAACACCTCCACGTGGCTGTGTGGCAAATGTCTGCACAGTCCTGGGAGAAGACAGCTCTTTTCCCAGGGTGCCCACCTGGGAAATGCAGCCAGGTGCCTTGACCCCTGGGCAGGCTTGGTGTAATTGCCGCCCGACTTTAACCACAGTCATTTCCCTGAAAAGACAGGTACTTGTCACATGCAAAGCTTGGACTCACACTGGGCCTCTGCTGGCACAGGAGGTGCTAGAGAGAAACTCCTTTCTAACATCCTTGTCCTGAGCGGGGCTGGAGCAGGGCCCCTCACACTCATTCATGCTGGTAGAGCACGTGATGCTTTACAAAGAAGTTTGGCTTTTGTTCATCACAGTTCTGTAAAACGTGCTGGGGCGAACTCATTAACCCCATTTTCCAGGTGGGGCAACTGAGGCTCAAAGTTGTTACTTAGTCAAAACCTGTTACAACTGGAAGAGACCTGCGAGCGTTAATGCCGGTCACACAGCTGACTTGAGGCAGCTCTAGACTGGCGCCTGGGCAACCTGATTCTGACCAGTGCGATCTCCATGTCAGGGGCTGTTCTGGGTGATGTTATACCTCATGAAGGTACAGAGGCTATCCTCAGGGAAAACAGAGACAGGGCCTCCTTTGGATTGAAAAATGCATGCTGTGAGCAACACACATGCAGAGCCCAGTGTCATGTTCACTGATATTTATGTTAAGCCGCTTCAGTTTTATGAACTCCCCAGGGTAATGGGAAATGTCTCCTGCTCCTGAGGTTGCCTGGAGAAGCCTTCACCACCTCCCTCAGGTGCCTTGCCTGTGTCTAAACACCCTCGCTGCCAGGAAGCTCTTCATCAAGTCTAACCTCTGCCCTTCCTGCTGCAACTTCATCCCAGCGCCTTTTGCTTCAGAAAGAGAGGAAGCCCAGGGAACTGCGGAAGTGTCCCAGGGACTAATGGGCTCCTCTGGGCTCGCAGGCGAAGCTAGCCTGGCAGACGGACATCAGGGGGCTGCCAGCGCCTACCTAGTGCTGCTCTGGGGAAGCCTCCCCGTCGCCTGGAGGCAGGCTGGCTCGCATAGACATTCTCCCAAGTCACCTGAATGCCACCCCTGTGCTGACACCTCCCTGTGGGCACCTTGTGAGCCTCCCTCCACTtataaataagtcagacacaccCCAGCAGCATTAGCGCCATAAATCTGGTCTGAATGGAGGAGGCCTGGGTCTGATGGGGGAGGTGAAGCCCTCCCTCCAGTCTGACCCGAGAAACAGGAAACCCACGAAGAGGCCTGTGGTAGCAGAATGCCTGGGGGAAGGCCAAGGGGAAACAGCTGTAAGAGAGGTGTGCTCACGCAGGTTAGGCTTTCCAGGGAGGTGGGTGGTGGTAGGAAGGACTTCACAGAGGATTGGCTGACTGGCAGGAACACACCGGGTCTTTATAAGAAGCCCATTCAGGGAAGGTAGGCTCTACCTTAAAAGTCAGAGAATGCCAGGTGGGCTGGCCTCTGTGAAAGTGTTTGCCCACATGCATGCACAGCCCATTCTCTTCGGGGGTGGGCTGTTTATCTTCAGATACAAACCAATGGAAAAAGTCCGGAAATCCTGCAGCAAACAAAGTGCCTCCAGTCTGCACCTCATGGGGCAAGAGAAAACAGACCTCAGGCTTAAGCTGGCTGGACCGTCCGGCTTCCTGGTCCCAGAGTCTCAGCCTTGACATTGTACTGACAGTGCTCTTTGCCTTCGTAGGTCCCCTGTGGAGGGCACAGGCCCAAAGCTGCATTGTTTCCAAGACAATGACGGGCATgggcagaaaggaaaaggagcagAGGGAGAGGGGTATGTTTTTCAGAGCCGCCAGTGAAGAATCTGGTACAGGGAAAGTtacaaaagagaagggaaaatgagCAGTGACTATAGGGCAGCTGGTAGGGGCTTGTGCTGGGGGTCAGGGTTCCAGCCTGGCCAAGTCTCTTCCTAGCCCCTTATCAGGCCCTTGAGCCAGTGATGGTATGACACGCCTGCCCTGCTGTTTAAGTGGGACTGGGTGCCCTCAAAGGCCTCTTTCAATGCTACGTGGATAGCATCACTCTGAGGCCCAGCCTGCCTGCCTCTGGAGGGCTAGGTAACAAGTCTGCCTAGAGCAAAGACAGACTCCGAGTTGGGGTGACAAATGTGGCACCTCCATCTCATAGCCAGGTGGATGGTCACCTGGAATGCTCCCCACCCCAGTGCGTGTTCCTGGTGTTCACAACCATTCTTCCCAAGCTGGAGGGAAGCTGGCGGGGAGTGTGTCCCACGTCTCCCTCTGGCCCCAGCCTGGGCTAACTTGGGCCGCAGGGCACCAGAGGAGGTTTCCAGCCAGAGACCAGAGTCAGTCCTGACTTAGCGGGGAGGATGAGAGCTGGGGTGCAGAGGGCCTTGGTATCTGACCCAGACACAGTGATGTGGTCTCCCGGCTCTGCTCCCACCAGGGCAGCCTTGGCAGGCAGGGTCCCTTGGAGGTCATCTTGTCTATCCTCCAGCCTCCACAGGGGCCCACCTCACAGCAGGCACAGGAGAACCCCACCAGTGATTGAGGACCCTGGAGAAGAGCCTGGTATGTCCTGCAGTGCTCTGTCCCAGGGTCTACATCATCTGGCCTTGGAGGAAAAGAGCTGGTTCCCCAGGGAACCTCTGATGACTTGCAAGTTGACCCTGATCTCATTGCACTAAACCTGCTCACTGTTTCACCTCCCTTGAGAATCGCAATCCCAGGATGTCATAACTGAAGGACCTTAGAGGTGATCTCCTGCAACCCGCTGTGTTCAGATGAATCCCCGGGGGTCAGTTCTCCCCTCTTCTTGTCTTCCTGAAGGCATGTCTCAGCCCCAGTACGTTTCTCAGAAACAGAAGAATCTGTACCGGGAGCTGGTATGGACTGGTATGGGTGACTGTCCACTAgtccccacccagccctgccccagtgGCACTCACGTTGATCAGGGCCATGATCCAGAAGGCGTAGGACACGCGGGCCCCTGCCTCGTCCTGTGGGGTCAGTCCAGGGAGCGTCTGGTTGGACCAAGGCTGGGCCCCAGTATGGTGGTGGGCCAGGACCCTGGAGGCATGGAGCAGGTGGCTGCCGGAGGTGGCGTTGGCTGTTCTATTGGTAGGCAAGCAGTTGGCCTCAGACAGAAAGGGGTCAGCGATAAGGGGGCTCAGCAGTGCACCAAAGcccacaaagaaatggagaacctgggaagggaagagaatcGGGGTGGGTGGAGGCATGGCTCAGGCTTTGCCTGCCCCCCACCTCGTGTCCCATCTGGGGAACCCCTGCCCGGGAGCAGTAGGGTGGGAGGCAAGAGAGGTGAGGAGTGAAGCTCCCGTCACCACCTTCCTGCCTGGGATAACTTGGTGACAGTGGCcaacccctccctctctcttctttcccaaaGCTTAACCACCAGCTGGGGGCTGTTCCCAAGTTAGCATCCACCAGTTAACACCCCAAAGGGAAGGGGGCTTAATAAAGGGAAGAGCTGGACTGGAATCCTGGGTAactgggaggagaaggaaggaagaagaaacacagagagaGGACGAGATGAGAGAAAACACCAAGTCCTTCCATCAC
This genomic stretch from Kogia breviceps isolate mKogBre1 chromosome 1, mKogBre1 haplotype 1, whole genome shotgun sequence harbors:
- the MFSD4A gene encoding major facilitator superfamily domain-containing protein 4A, which gives rise to MGCDVRVSGLLRRNLQPTLTYWSVFFSFGLCIAFLGPTLLDLRCQTHSSLPQISWVFFSQQLCLLLGSALGGVFKRTLAQSLWALFTSSLAISLVFAAIPFCRDVKVLASVMALAGLAMGCIDTVANMQLVRIYQKDSAVFLQVLHFFVGFGALLSPLIADPFLSEANCLPTNRTANATSGSHLLHASRVLAHHHTGAQPWSNQTLPGLTPQDEAGARVSYAFWIMALINLPVPMAVLYLLSKERLLTCCPQRRPLLLSADELTLETQPPEKDDTSSLPPKFHPGHEDLFSCCQRKSFKGVPSSFFAIHITAALVLFMTDGLTGAYSAFVYSYAVEKPLSVGHKVAGYLPSLFWGFITLGRLISIPISSRVKPSTMVFVNVVGVVVTFLVLLVFSYNVVFLFVGTASLGLFLSSTFPSMLAYTEDILQYKGCATTVLVTGAGVGEMALQMLVGSIFQARGSYSFLVCGVIFGGLAFTFYILLLFFHRMHPGLSSVPTQDKALGMESLECYQR